The Anolis carolinensis isolate JA03-04 chromosome 2, rAnoCar3.1.pri, whole genome shotgun sequence genome has a window encoding:
- the LOC134297179 gene encoding uncharacterized protein LOC134297179 isoform X2 gives MTPKKVGGPKGKGPAKKTTVKRPPPPSSSSLDDDGLSIQDYYALLAKISTLEKQLGAAAPTVCTQPTPQVSKRDILNAILSRVSAVDAALSGQPTDMAVQPVQVAGDLGGTASSPEGILDGAQQAPSSQAPLPVTPASQVAELPATQGQAGASPTTSAASDSSPGTRQLLP, from the exons ATGACCCCTAAGAAGGTCGGTGGTCCAAAGGGCAAGGGCCCAGCAAAGAAGACGACAGTGAAACGCCCTCCACCTCCAAGCAGTTCCTCATTGGATGATGACGGTCTCAGTATCCAGGATTACTATGCGCTGTTAGCAAAAATCAGCACATTAGAAAAGCAGTTGGGGGCAGCTGCGCCCACAGTTTGCACCCAACCGACACCACAGGTAAGTAAGAGGGATATTCTCAATGCCATTCTTTCTCGTGTCTCTGCTGTAGATGCTGCTCTGAGTGGACAGCCTACGGATATGGCTGTCCAGCCTGTTCAGGTGGCAGGAGACCTTGGTGGGACTGCAAGCTCACCTGAGGGGATTCTAGATGGGGCACAACAGGCACCATCCAGCCAAGCTCCATTACCAGTGACACCGGCTTCCCAGGTTGCTGAGCTGCCTGCGACACAAGGGCAAGCAGGGGCTAGCCCTACCACTTCAGCAG cctcggattcgaGCCCTGGAACTCGACAGCTcctgccttaa
- the LOC134297179 gene encoding uncharacterized protein LOC134297179 isoform X1 codes for MTPKKVGGPKGKGPAKKTTVKRPPPPSSSSLDDDGLSIQDYYALLAKISTLEKQLGAAAPTVCTQPTPQVSKRDILNAILSRVSAVDAALSGQPTDMAVQPVQVAGDLGGTASSPEGILDGAQQAPSSQAPLPVTPASQVAELPATQGQAGASPTTSAVSQRPPSHDPVVITEQTEEEMGFLPFPLDSIPFQVPTVDSSSPQFIRKSSFSGESKR; via the exons ATGACCCCTAAGAAGGTCGGTGGTCCAAAGGGCAAGGGCCCAGCAAAGAAGACGACAGTGAAACGCCCTCCACCTCCAAGCAGTTCCTCATTGGATGATGACGGTCTCAGTATCCAGGATTACTATGCGCTGTTAGCAAAAATCAGCACATTAGAAAAGCAGTTGGGGGCAGCTGCGCCCACAGTTTGCACCCAACCGACACCACAGGTAAGTAAGAGGGATATTCTCAATGCCATTCTTTCTCGTGTCTCTGCTGTAGATGCTGCTCTGAGTGGACAGCCTACGGATATGGCTGTCCAGCCTGTTCAGGTGGCAGGAGACCTTGGTGGGACTGCAAGCTCACCTGAGGGGATTCTAGATGGGGCACAACAGGCACCATCCAGCCAAGCTCCATTACCAGTGACACCGGCTTCCCAGGTTGCTGAGCTGCCTGCGACACAAGGGCAAGCAGGGGCTAGCCCTACCACTTCAGCAG tgtctcagagacccccgagtcatgaccccgtcgttattacggagcagaccgaagaagagatggggtttctgccatttccacTTGATTCCATCCCTTTCCAGGTGCCCACTGtggacagttctagcccacagttcataAGAAAGAGCTCatttagcggagaaagcaagcgttaa